Below is a genomic region from Rosa chinensis cultivar Old Blush chromosome 5, RchiOBHm-V2, whole genome shotgun sequence.
agtaagcacttctgctattaacacgtcttcgtcatcatccctgggacgaaacggatcccttttagggacaagactacggacgaccatggtgcatctttgactttatcaaaaatgtctattgacacggtatacaagttctgaatctagacagaatcgtgttctcccaaggtccttcctctcaaactcggatttcaggtgttcagcggtttgccttaactctcaagggttccaattatgtttgtcaacataaaccgtgacaattgcaaatctggaacttgtcatggaaacgcgtgggcatagttgatcatatcccttcccaatcaagtagtcattttagtgagcatttcaacctcattgcaaatgcgctctgtggtctagagccacttgacttgggtaaatacagtccacaagaaccttcattatattctgtatctagatccccataaagatacgtagtgaccacattcgtaagctgcatgttcagttatttggaaactaccaaactgacaaggtagtggagtgcaatgacatccattacgagagaatatgtcttctcgtagtcgatttcagggcgttgtgagaaaccttgcgccataaggtgagattgccatctctttttctcatcacgctatctaacaaaGACCTATTAAAGTCAATAGGccggttttatgttaggaggtgttggcatctcaggcccgaactcattcctcttcattagtgaatccaattcaacctggatcgcatctttccatttaggccaattttctctacgttggcattcttcaacagagtaaggttcgatgtcattggtctcaataatttcacgtcctcatgtacactagtatagttcgtagagatctctatattctcaggaattggttctaacattgaggcgtcccccaatgatgtctcttggacataaccacaatccaaaatattctcatgagacggattttgagtatcaaagatcaatggatcaagttgtgccaaactcgctctcttcttaaggcgagaatccatcgaacctatgggtctcctactctctctagcggaacccatggcctatgactccattatgccacctttgtggcgtcaccatactaccatccgtggtagtggtgcagtacccatcttctctaggTGGCActatgtcctcttgtggggacatcaatccttgcaggcatgtttgcagcagttatatgtgatctcgtcacttttaggggatcaagatgagacatagtggggacagaccacgacaattcctgtcattcatgttgaacattgacgttctaatctccccctaacgacgggaagactgtctcatcaaagtgacaattcgcaaatccagcgaaatagagatcgcctgtcaagggttctacacagcggacttatagttggagactcatgtccaacaaatatatatatgcattcgttacaatgactcatgttgatgcgctgtggcagcgcaattggcacatgaaaggcacactcaaatatgcataaatacgagatattagactcgaacccagtcactagctgtaatgcaaataaaagttgagtggctgctatgagtggtagacgaattagcatagctgcatgcgatattgcataacccaagcggaaatattagtgcgcattaccaatgtccgggctaccatcgtagtcatttaatggtggtttttccgcgagaccaattgggtgtgtacatggaaatatgatacttgatatcaatacccaattatatgcaatagtcatcgaaaattttcgatgtaaactttctagcattatcaaggcaaattgactgaatgggatgatctgggtagtgagcccgtagccatatgttatgtactaggagtgtagtataagcagcattacgagtggataatggcacaacacgtgaccagcgtgtttgcgtatcaaccaacaccataaaacatctatacggtccgcaagttggttgatcaaatccatagaattcccttggattctttgtaagaatagaattatttcctcaatctcctttgcatatgatggtctcaatcctaaataacaggctttacagaatgaaacatgggctttataatcaaccaatgaaggttttggttaagccataatgtcacaatagacttgagaagtagagagaggagtttatggcgtcaatgccatgtattggccgcagggggtaggcgacgctggccatgtatggcctgtctttgcacaatcatagcgccatgaggcgcatgtgtagctcctcgaaccaattcttggttcttacttttcttcgttctgaaaatggatgtccgtgtaaagtctttaacacacagatcatcatgtcaaagcctatacttgccaaaatcccataagtcgtctctcatgacatagttggattcaataactcaaatagtggttgcatacaacccactagagcgacacataagttctaatactcgtttatgtccgtagtcattagaggtgatgcaaaggaactctgtccattctcataatgtgtttccacatgaaaaccattggctcttatataataaagttcgaattaaggtatgtccaagacattaagtaaaagaattgacactttgttaatagccaatgattacatcaaagtttccaaagtctaatccaaaataaaatcaaagtaagacacattgtagtcactctatccatttggtaactccaatcaaatatgaccaggaaagtagagtgagatgttggtggagcgaggctctcttaagtaccaataatctcaatgactttcctagacatcacattttattgggtccggctgataagagcatatttatgcgatgttaatagcgttaatctccataatttctttgttattttagtgtattttctgtttatttactttgttttataggtatcttggagtaaagaagaagaaaagaagtaaaagagagaTTGAAAAGCAAAATCGGGAAATCTGCTTGTGCAGATCAGTTAACTTCGACAGAGCACTGAGACCAACTCAGAACGATACAgagaatgatctttatattgatggatagcctcggatgtctagtttctgaatctttttacagctcatcaatatcatttttctagaagaagttatggccgatttagtacaagaaggttaggctgcgcgtgaatctgaggttggacgggaatttatgtttcgaggcccaaatcacaccaagaagcccgaagacgagtttgtgcttcatattccgactcatgatggacaaatggcatgatgtgaatggttagaataagtcatcaagttcaagagccaataggaaaactccacctaagtaCGTGAACCcgaattcttttaggttttggatttcctaacctctaagcatataaaaggagatcaatctgcagcagctctggctctcttcttcttcctccctttttcattattttgtgtttttgattccaattatgtgtaactaaatttccagtagttagggggcagttgaagcccctagacatgatctATAACAtactttgacattcaatttgttttctaattaataaagttgaggttttgtttaccgtatttctcattgatgaattctatgtttgtatgctttggaggcctacttagtatgcatgctagggttctaatactttgattgtttgatgcctggatcaatagttggattcctcaaattgtctagagaagtaattggtagttttcactagcaagtaaacaaaaccctaggtttagcaaggctctaagttaattgcgatgcctagtgattgctcaaactcttttcaaagttaatgatctctgcatgtttaatctaataaacgtacctttaggttgcattgcttgggaatagtctaggtgtagagtacttcctgcctagcgtacaaagtaagaaagagtaataggctgtgttcaagcgtaccgagccaatctgagTGTCTTCAACTACGTTAATTGGTagtaaattggacaaagtgtattgtgtgtgattgttgggggTGGATACTTCCTTTCTAGCTAGTTTCATTATCTTGATCTCAACCATTCTCAAAtcagcttttctttattttatgttctgttctctgttttcccatatttatttaatATAGAAATTCATTTCcaaatttcaccaaattttgtgtacTGGACGCTTGTGTGTCTAGtacgtctctgtaaattttcatatttttctcggttgttttggttaggattttagtttgtttttcgactgctgttcagtaggaactgcagtcacgttttgtgacttttgttgaagcttttagtttaatttaatcctctgcgggagacccttatttccctatattacaattgacatatttgcaggagaataaggaaaatcaatagcttataaatttagctgtcaatttttggcgccgtgtcGCCGGGGATTACTTTTATTCTAATTGCTTCTACTAGtttgtttaatttgatttttgttttagtttcttacttagtgtttctttgtttgtgttttCAGGTTTATGCTTACTCGTAGAACTGCTCAAGGCAATCTTACCCCCTTGGATTCAGAGATAGAACGCACTTGCAAGTCGAATAGGAAGCAAACGAAGGGAACTAGTTTGCCAATTCACGACACAACGGCGGGTTCTACTTCCTCAcaaggggaggaggaggagaacacACCACCAAACTCACCTGCGCATTCAATTCACGAGGACGAAGAGGAACCCCCAAGACTCGACATGGCATTGAAGGATGCTTTTGTTCCGATAGCTTCGGAATCCCCCTCATGCATAGCTTACACACCACCTGGCAATCAAGCCTTCTCCATTCCTATGCAGCTCCTTAACTCGTTGCCTAAGTACTCTGGCACACCATCTGAGGATCCTAATGTTCACATTAGGGAATTCTTAGATATTTGCAAGCTGCAAACCATTCAGAACATCCAACCAGAAGGACTCAGGTTACATctatttcccttttctttaaaAGATGATGCAAAACGTTGGTTGTACTCGTTACCTGCAGGTATCATCACAACTTGGGATGAAATGGTTAAGAAGTTTTTGAAACAATATTTCCCCGCTCAACTGACAAAACGACTAAGGAGGGAGATTCAAAACTTCACTCAAAAGGATGGAGATACACTATATGAGGCATGGGAGGAATTTCAGGAGTTGCAGAGGAAGTGTCCCCATCACAACTTCAGTCTGAATGACCTTGTCCAATTTTTCTATGATGGATTGGACATAGCTAATAGGGGCAGCGTTGATTCTGCGTGTGGAGGTACTTTCATGAACAAAACCGGTCAAGAAGCATATAATCTAATAGATGATTTGGCCGACAATAATAGACAATTCTACACAAGGGATAAACGTATAAGAGGACGAGGAGTGTATGAAGTCGATTCAAGGAACCAAATGGTGGCTGTGGAAAGAAAGATTGACATGTTAATGAATGCCTTAGGTAATGGCATTAAGGCAACACCTCAGGTATGCTCTATTTGTTCCTATTCTGATCATACTACTGATAGATGTCCTATGTCTGCTATGTCTGAGCAACAGGTGAATTACATGGGGCAACAAAGGCCCAAATATGACCCTTACTCGAACACGTACAATCCGGGATGGAAGGATCACCCAAACTTCTGTTGGGGCGGTAATGACAACGTGGTTCGACCTACTCAAGGCGTCTACAATGGACCACCTGGATTCCAACAAGGGGCTAGGCAGCAAGTCTATCAACAAACTCCTCCTCAACAATCCTCAAGCAAGTCCTTGGAAGAACTAGTGAAGGAGATGACTCTGAACACCGCATCTTTCCAAAAGGACACCGCAGCTTTCATCCAAAGGACTGAGATTCAGTTTCAAAAGCAAGATGCCTTAGCTCAGCAACATGGACAAGCTATCAAGAACTTGGAAAGGCAAGTTGGGTAACTTGCAACGGTGATGCAAACTAGACCTCCTGGCACCCTCCCTAGCACAACCATTCAAAATCCTAAGGATGGGAGCATAGCTGAGCTCAATTCAATCACTTTAAGGAGTGGTAGACAATTGGAAGAAGTCTCTGGGCACCAAAGAACATCcaagaaagatcaagaagagaAGGAGGAGCAAAGAAATACGaaggaggaaaagaaaattatcGCTGGTGAAAAAACGATCGATCTCATAGGGGCTGATCAAAATGCTCATGTTTTTTTCCCTCCAAAGGTAAAAGATCCTACTCCTTCTAAGTTGGTTACTTCATGTATTCCTTTTCCTCGCAGGTTCATGAGCTCTaagaaagaacaagaagagAAGGATGTCTTGGAAACTTTCCGTAAAGTCCAAGTGAACATCCCTCTTCTGGATGCTATCAAGCAAGTACCTCAGTATGCCAAATTCCTTAAGGAGCTAtgcaccaaaaagaaaaagttcaatGGGAATGAGATAGTGGCCCTTAGTGAAGAAGTCTCAGCTGTTCTTCAAAGAAAGCTTCCACCTAAACTTAAGGATCCCGGAC
It encodes:
- the LOC121049209 gene encoding uncharacterized protein LOC121049209, with product MLTRRTAQGNLTPLDSEIERTCKSNRKQTKGTSLPIHDTTAGSTSSQGEEEENTPPNSPAHSIHEDEEEPPRLDMALKDAFVPIASESPSCIAYTPPGNQAFSIPMQLLNSLPKYSGTPSEDPNVHIREFLDICKLQTIQNIQPEGLRLHLFPFSLKDDAKRWLYSLPAGIITTWDEMVKKFLKQYFPAQLTKRLRREIQNFTQKDGDTLYEAWEEFQELQRKCPHHNFSLNDLVQFFYDGLDIANRGSVDSACGGTFMNKTGQEAYNLIDDLADNNRQFYTRDKRIRGRGVYEVDSRNQMVAVERKIDMLMNALGNGIKATPQVCSICSYSDHTTDRCPMSAMSEQQVNYMGQQRPKYDPYSNTYNPGWKDHPNFCWGGNDNVVRPTQGVYNGPPGFQQGARQQVYQQTPPQQSSSKSLEELVKEMTLNTASFQKDTAAFIQRTEIQFQKQDALAQQHGQAIKNLERQVG